A window of Caldisericota bacterium contains these coding sequences:
- a CDS encoding UDP-N-acetylmuramoyl-L-alanyl-D-glutamate--2,6-diaminopimelate ligase gives MNGKQIKNLFPSLRVYGNIDVPIKNIQIDSRKIKKGDLFVAIKGINVDSHEKIKEAIAKGAIGIVTEKSIKHSSDILIIETDNSRKIYALLSNAFFGFPSRKLKLVGITGTSGKTTTSYLLYRLFNNIGIKSGFIGTIGEGIGNKFVRKDSFPPTTPDAFPLNRFLYKAAKENVKYVFMEVSSFAILHHRIEGLTFYNKILTFLGEDHIDIHKKLENYIQTKVSFFENYKGKIFLNADTPFYEKFKKISINPVLFGIINKANYKAFVRKVGIEETKFVLQYNDKKKVSFSLNMGGEFNLYNFLAVSAFAIEEGISLSKLQKFAKDIPTIPGRMNIIKSKKGIIIVDFAHNPAEIKRVLSFLNSIKKGHIITVIGAVGGSTKKKSREIGKIASTLSDFVIITTDDPRSDDPEKIAKNVQKGANNNTKIILDRKTAIKTAIKKMQNNDIIALLGRGHENEMHYKNKTIYLNDSKYAKEVLNDNRN, from the coding sequence ATGAATGGAAAACAGATAAAAAATTTATTCCCTTCTTTGCGCGTATATGGAAACATAGATGTTCCCATTAAGAATATTCAAATTGATTCAAGAAAAATAAAAAAAGGAGATCTATTCGTTGCGATAAAAGGCATTAACGTCGATTCCCATGAAAAGATCAAAGAAGCAATCGCGAAAGGAGCTATTGGAATAGTAACTGAGAAAAGTATAAAACATTCATCTGATATACTAATTATTGAAACAGATAACTCTCGAAAAATCTACGCCCTCTTGTCCAATGCTTTCTTCGGATTTCCATCCCGGAAGCTAAAATTAGTAGGAATTACAGGGACAAGCGGTAAAACAACAACGTCCTATCTACTTTATAGGCTTTTCAATAATATTGGCATAAAATCCGGATTTATTGGCACAATAGGAGAGGGAATAGGTAATAAATTTGTCAGAAAAGATTCCTTTCCGCCTACTACACCCGATGCGTTTCCTCTGAATAGATTTCTATACAAAGCAGCAAAGGAAAATGTTAAATACGTCTTCATGGAAGTTTCTTCGTTTGCTATTCTGCACCATCGCATCGAAGGATTAACTTTTTATAATAAAATCCTCACTTTTCTAGGAGAAGACCATATAGATATTCATAAGAAGCTAGAAAATTATATTCAAACAAAAGTATCTTTTTTTGAAAACTATAAAGGAAAAATATTTTTAAACGCAGATACTCCTTTTTATGAAAAATTTAAAAAAATATCAATTAACCCTGTGCTCTTTGGGATAATAAACAAAGCAAACTACAAAGCTTTTGTAAGGAAAGTTGGAATAGAAGAAACCAAATTTGTCCTGCAGTACAACGATAAGAAAAAAGTGTCTTTTTCGCTCAATATGGGTGGTGAATTTAATCTTTATAATTTCCTTGCCGTTTCCGCCTTTGCAATCGAAGAAGGCATTAGTCTATCTAAGCTTCAAAAATTTGCAAAAGACATACCTACAATACCGGGAAGGATGAATATTATAAAATCAAAAAAAGGCATAATCATTGTTGATTTTGCACACAATCCTGCTGAAATAAAAAGAGTGCTATCATTTCTAAACAGCATCAAGAAGGGACATATTATTACAGTAATTGGCGCAGTTGGAGGATCAACTAAAAAGAAGAGCAGGGAAATAGGAAAAATAGCCTCGACTCTGAGCGATTTTGTTATTATAACCACAGATGACCCAAGAAGTGATGACCCGGAAAAAATTGCAAAAAATGTACAAAAGGGGGCAAACAACAACACGAAAATTATTTTAGACAGAAAAACGGCAATAAAAACGGCAATAAAAAAAATGCAAAATAATGAC
- a CDS encoding DUF296 domain-containing protein, giving the protein MIIKEGKVMLGVRLQDGEDLLESIKTTCKNYKIESGIILNGIGMLRDVEIGYWDGNEYLTKSIKDPVELVSLQGNISTTENDGDPIIHLHVALALKDHTLIGGHFIKGQINNTGEIFLQKLDNILLIRKKEENGLLGLFLA; this is encoded by the coding sequence ATGATTATAAAAGAAGGTAAAGTAATGCTTGGCGTGAGATTACAGGATGGAGAAGATTTATTGGAATCTATAAAAACTACGTGCAAGAACTATAAAATTGAATCTGGCATCATATTAAATGGGATAGGTATGTTGCGGGATGTAGAGATAGGTTACTGGGATGGGAATGAATATCTTACAAAGAGCATTAAAGATCCTGTCGAACTTGTTTCTTTGCAGGGAAATATTAGCACAACGGAGAATGATGGAGATCCAATTATTCATCTTCATGTCGCACTGGCTCTTAAAGATCACACACTCATCGGTGGACATTTTATTAAGGGACAGATAAATAATACTGGGGAAATTTTTTTACAGAAATTAGACAATATCTTGCTTATACGGAAAAAAGAAGAGAATGGGCTGTTGGGCCTGTTTCTTGCTTAA
- a CDS encoding penicillin-binding transpeptidase domain-containing protein, translating into MENKEEKFIQKLSLLFLIIVLFFGIIFVKHLFMGVINREAYVAEIGSQLDFGTISIKAERGEIVDRVNTPLALSKDTWELDINPSELSEKDKKSGLNKISKIVGIDEEKFYFLLHNQSVYVRISTSLDDEQKNAIESLNIKNGVAITPTKKRVYPYNSLASNLIGFIGTDEQGLSGIEYKFNNYLKGIDGSLYFPSNSSKPILPGYSTFAIDPQKGNTVQLTIDINIQYQIEKNLIETIQETNAKSGVVIVLNPQTGEILGMASYPNFNPNNLAEINNNNVINRAIQINYEPGSVLKPIIAAAALEEETLYADDNFYCNGYLNVKDRVLRCWQTHGEEHGLNEIMRNSCDVAFMEIGLNLGKTKLYNYLTKFGFGKPTNIELPGEEKGILTDVEKVGEVELATMSFGQGIAVTPIQLITAFSAIANNGIEMKPAIIKKITDHENNVIYSFSPTVKKTVLSPKVANEVMTALKEVVSDKGVPQAKIEGYAIAGKTGTAQKPSQDGGYSDTKLIYSFCGIVPANDPEVVILTIIEETEEPSYSLYIAAPLFQKIASFIIKYLRIPQ; encoded by the coding sequence ATGGAAAATAAAGAAGAAAAATTCATTCAAAAACTATCTCTTTTATTCCTCATTATTGTACTTTTTTTTGGAATAATATTTGTAAAACATTTATTTATGGGAGTGATAAACAGAGAGGCATATGTTGCAGAAATTGGTTCGCAGCTTGATTTTGGCACCATATCAATTAAAGCAGAAAGAGGAGAAATCGTAGATAGAGTCAATACGCCTTTGGCTCTGAGCAAAGATACATGGGAATTGGATATAAACCCATCTGAGCTCAGCGAAAAAGATAAAAAATCTGGACTGAACAAGATATCTAAAATAGTGGGAATTGATGAAGAAAAATTTTATTTCCTTTTGCATAACCAATCTGTATATGTAAGAATCAGCACTTCACTTGATGATGAGCAAAAAAATGCAATTGAATCTCTAAATATAAAAAATGGTGTAGCAATTACGCCTACAAAAAAAAGGGTCTACCCATATAATTCGTTAGCGTCAAACCTCATTGGATTCATAGGAACAGATGAACAAGGCCTGAGCGGAATAGAATACAAATTTAACAATTATCTAAAAGGAATTGATGGAAGTCTGTATTTCCCGTCAAATTCAAGTAAGCCAATACTCCCAGGCTACTCCACATTTGCAATAGATCCCCAAAAAGGCAATACGGTGCAACTAACTATAGATATTAATATACAATACCAAATTGAAAAAAATCTCATAGAAACTATCCAGGAAACAAATGCAAAAAGTGGAGTTGTAATTGTACTGAATCCCCAAACAGGAGAAATCTTGGGCATGGCATCATATCCTAATTTTAATCCAAATAATCTTGCTGAAATAAACAATAACAATGTTATAAATAGAGCAATCCAGATAAATTATGAGCCTGGCTCTGTACTAAAGCCAATAATTGCTGCAGCAGCTTTAGAAGAAGAAACGCTCTATGCGGATGATAATTTTTATTGCAATGGATACCTAAACGTAAAGGATAGAGTCCTACGCTGCTGGCAAACTCACGGAGAAGAACACGGGTTAAACGAAATTATGAGAAATTCCTGTGATGTAGCCTTTATGGAAATAGGTCTCAATTTAGGAAAAACCAAATTATACAATTATCTAACAAAATTTGGGTTCGGCAAACCTACAAATATCGAACTGCCCGGGGAAGAAAAAGGAATTCTGACCGATGTAGAAAAGGTAGGAGAGGTAGAACTTGCAACAATGTCCTTTGGACAAGGTATAGCAGTAACGCCAATACAGTTAATCACAGCTTTTTCCGCAATCGCAAACAATGGAATAGAAATGAAACCTGCTATAATAAAAAAAATAACAGACCATGAAAACAATGTAATTTATAGTTTTTCTCCGACAGTAAAAAAAACGGTACTTTCACCAAAAGTTGCAAATGAAGTAATGACTGCTCTAAAAGAAGTAGTTAGCGACAAAGGTGTTCCTCAAGCAAAAATAGAAGGATATGCAATAGCAGGGAAAACAGGAACAGCACAAAAACCCTCTCAAGATGGCGGGTACTCGGATACTAAATTAATCTACAGTTTTTGTGGTATCGTGCCAGCAAATGATCCTGAGGTCGTAATTCTCACAATAATCGAAGAAACAGAAGAACCCAGTTATTCCCTTTATATAGCAGCACCACTCTTTCAAAAAATTGCATCTTTCATTATAAAATATTTGAGGATACCTCAATAA
- the rsmH gene encoding 16S rRNA (cytosine(1402)-N(4))-methyltransferase RsmH, with protein MLDNVILITMMKIYHTPVLINEVIDLLDIKKEDIIMDCTVGEGGHSEKILLLINKFGHLYGIDRDKEALGTAKKRLSLIKTNFTLIHGNFANILNITKEYNITRINKIIVDLGISSLQIEIEERGFSFKREGLLDMRMNREERTTALEIINSFPEYEIADIIYKYGEERFSRKIAKKIVNYRKSKMIKTTTELSEIIKKAYPHKWQKIHPATRTFQALRIEVNKELENLEKFLENFSQILAKDGRIAIISYHSLEDRLIKTYFKQNKKLDILNKKVIKPTSEEISRNPRSRSAKLRGAEKL; from the coding sequence ATGTTAGATAATGTTATACTTATAACAATGATGAAAATATACCACACACCTGTTTTAATAAATGAAGTTATAGACCTTCTCGACATTAAGAAAGAAGACATTATCATGGATTGCACTGTAGGAGAAGGCGGACATAGCGAGAAAATTCTCTTACTCATCAATAAATTTGGACATTTATATGGCATAGACAGGGACAAAGAAGCTTTAGGTACAGCAAAAAAAAGATTATCTTTGATTAAAACCAATTTTACTCTTATACATGGCAATTTCGCCAATATATTAAATATTACAAAAGAGTATAACATCACCAGGATAAATAAAATAATTGTTGATCTAGGAATCTCTTCATTACAAATAGAAATAGAAGAAAGAGGGTTCAGTTTTAAAAGAGAAGGTCTTTTAGATATGAGGATGAATCGTGAGGAAAGAACAACAGCGCTAGAAATAATAAATAGCTTTCCTGAATATGAAATAGCAGATATAATATACAAATATGGAGAAGAACGGTTTTCAAGAAAAATAGCAAAAAAAATTGTAAATTACAGGAAATCGAAAATGATAAAAACAACAACAGAACTTTCAGAAATAATAAAAAAAGCGTACCCGCATAAATGGCAGAAAATCCACCCTGCTACCAGGACATTTCAAGCCCTAAGGATTGAAGTCAACAAAGAACTGGAAAATCTTGAAAAGTTTTTAGAAAACTTTTCACAAATCTTAGCTAAAGATGGACGAATTGCAATTATCTCGTACCACTCTCTAGAAGACAGGCTCATAAAAACATATTTCAAGCAGAACAAGAAGCTAGACATTCTTAACAAAAAAGTAATAAAACCGACATCGGAAGAAATATCTCGAAATCCTCGCTCAAGAAGTGCAAAACTAAGAGGGGCTGAAAAATTATGA